A region from the uncultured Holophaga sp. genome encodes:
- the yajC gene encoding preprotein translocase subunit YajC, translating into MSFAFLIQSGSPMLAQMGLLVAMALIFYFLLIRPQSKQRKQMQERLSKLKAGDEVLLSSGFYATVDRVEDQVLYLKLGGNIVKARKTAVVALSSEPAPEAQN; encoded by the coding sequence ATGTCCTTTGCCTTCCTGATTCAATCCGGTAGCCCCATGCTGGCCCAGATGGGCCTCCTGGTGGCCATGGCCCTGATCTTCTACTTCCTGCTGATCCGTCCCCAGAGCAAGCAGCGCAAGCAGATGCAGGAGCGCCTCTCCAAGCTCAAGGCCGGTGACGAGGTCCTGCTCTCCTCCGGCTTCTATGCGACGGTGGACAGGGTCGAGGACCAGGTGCTCTACCTCAAGCTCGGCGGCAACATCGTGAAGGCCCGCAAGACTGCGGTCGTGGCCCTCTCCAGCGAGCCTGCCCCTGAGGCTCAGAACTAG
- the tgt gene encoding tRNA guanosine(34) transglycosylase Tgt has protein sequence MSEFFSMQLEHVQASGARAGAFGTAHGQVLTPAFMPVGTQGTVKGITPAQLTEIGPQVILGNTYHLGLRPGDDLIARMGGLHAFMGWSGPILTDSGGFQVFSLASLRKITEEGVKFQSHLDGSRQFLSPERSMEIQRNLGSDIVMALDECPSGQMERRKLEASMARTIRWLQRCRDYPLAAHQGLFAINQGGTHLDLRRQHLEQILEIDGRTPFQGFAVGGLSVGEPKEAMNATLAEFVRDLPAGRPRYLMGVGTPEDLLFGIECGVDLFDCVLPTREARHGRLLTSRGRLNIKNARHRESREPLDPNCNCYTCRTFTRAYLHHLFKAGELLACTLNSIHNLSYTVGLTRAARQAILDGTFDAFARQTRNDWQTEEP, from the coding sequence ATGTCTGAATTCTTCTCTATGCAGCTGGAGCATGTCCAGGCTTCCGGCGCCCGGGCCGGGGCCTTCGGGACCGCCCACGGGCAGGTCCTGACCCCGGCTTTCATGCCCGTGGGCACCCAGGGGACGGTCAAGGGCATCACCCCGGCCCAGCTCACCGAGATCGGCCCCCAGGTCATCCTGGGGAACACCTACCACCTGGGGCTCCGCCCTGGGGACGACCTCATCGCCCGGATGGGAGGGCTCCATGCCTTCATGGGGTGGTCGGGGCCCATCCTTACGGACTCCGGCGGCTTCCAGGTCTTCTCCCTCGCCTCTCTGCGCAAGATCACCGAGGAGGGCGTGAAGTTCCAGAGCCACCTGGATGGCTCCCGGCAGTTCCTCAGCCCCGAGCGGAGCATGGAGATCCAGCGGAACCTGGGCTCGGATATTGTCATGGCCCTGGATGAGTGCCCCAGCGGCCAGATGGAGCGCCGCAAGCTGGAGGCTTCCATGGCCCGGACCATCCGCTGGCTGCAGCGCTGTCGGGACTACCCCCTGGCAGCCCACCAGGGGCTCTTCGCCATCAACCAGGGCGGCACTCACCTGGACCTGAGGCGCCAGCATCTGGAGCAGATCCTGGAGATCGATGGGCGGACCCCCTTCCAGGGCTTCGCCGTGGGGGGGCTCAGCGTCGGGGAGCCCAAGGAGGCCATGAATGCGACTCTGGCGGAGTTCGTGCGGGACCTGCCCGCAGGGCGTCCCCGCTACCTCATGGGGGTGGGGACCCCGGAGGATCTCCTCTTCGGCATCGAGTGCGGGGTGGACCTCTTCGACTGCGTCCTGCCCACCCGGGAGGCCCGTCATGGCCGTCTCCTCACCTCCCGGGGGCGCCTCAACATCAAGAATGCCCGGCACCGGGAGTCCCGGGAGCCCTTGGATCCCAACTGCAACTGTTATACCTGCAGAACCTTCACGCGAGCCTACCTGCACCATCTCTTCAAAGCGGGGGAGCTGCTCGCCTGTACCCTCAACAGCATCCACAACCTGAGCTACACTGTGGGGCTGACAAGAGCTGCCCGACAGGCCATCCTGGATGGAACCTTCGACGCTTTTGCGAGGCAGACCCGCAACGACTGGCAAACCGAGGAGCCCTGA
- a CDS encoding TonB family protein, with translation MSKDPTKNGPPPRPQESLEEAVYKANLSEGNASVRRASPAVTIPATIVLYAALGLGGWYVIKTSKTVQKALKKTVGIDLNEQKEEDVPPPPPPPPPAPAPVAPPKPVEKDAPPPPPAQETVPELAPKELPKQDLSLKYAQAAPAASSGPTGVTGPAVAGAGTGKVQDFDFSQIRIKYQPPAPPYPAIAKLARIQGTVVVQITIDTEGVPTEAQAMSGPPQLRATAEAYARRWRFEPATVNGTPVMGRFTLTMPFRLH, from the coding sequence ATGAGTAAAGACCCCACCAAGAACGGCCCACCGCCGCGCCCCCAGGAAAGCCTGGAGGAGGCGGTCTACAAAGCCAACCTCTCCGAGGGCAACGCCTCGGTCAGGCGGGCGAGCCCGGCGGTCACCATCCCCGCCACCATCGTGCTGTATGCCGCCCTCGGCCTCGGAGGCTGGTACGTCATCAAGACCTCCAAGACCGTCCAGAAGGCCCTCAAGAAGACCGTTGGCATCGACCTGAATGAGCAGAAAGAGGAGGATGTCCCTCCTCCCCCTCCCCCGCCCCCTCCGGCACCAGCCCCGGTGGCCCCCCCCAAGCCCGTGGAGAAGGATGCCCCCCCTCCACCTCCAGCCCAGGAGACCGTGCCTGAGTTGGCGCCCAAGGAGCTGCCCAAGCAGGACCTGAGCCTCAAGTACGCCCAGGCGGCCCCGGCGGCCAGTTCCGGTCCCACGGGCGTCACCGGACCCGCCGTCGCCGGTGCGGGCACCGGTAAGGTCCAGGACTTCGACTTCAGCCAGATCCGCATCAAGTACCAGCCCCCCGCGCCTCCCTACCCCGCCATCGCCAAGCTTGCCCGGATCCAGGGCACGGTGGTGGTGCAGATCACCATCGACACCGAGGGCGTCCCCACTGAGGCCCAGGCCATGTCCGGCCCCCCCCAGCTCCGGGCCACGGCCGAGGCCTATGCCAGGCGCTGGCGCTTCGAGCCCGCCACGGTGAACGGCACCCCTGTCATGGGACGCTTCACCCTGACCATGCCCTTCCGCCTCCACTAG
- a CDS encoding MotA/TolQ/ExbB proton channel family protein, producing the protein MSLLPTSLLNFALIDGGSGEGFGPASIWHSASWPNKVIIIVLVALLLLQIYLVIERGVMYAASSSASQKFLKLFMDTLRRGDFEAAKRAATTHQKSHIALVLKHGLDIYQYEKQLQATNEHHDVINPVERAIERGTAEVTELLKKGMGTLATIASASPFIGLLGTVIGIIKVFSDLKTKGAGDINALAGSIGEALATTALGLVVAIPAVWIYNILTNKQDQVITSINNAASQMIDEFIRRESKA; encoded by the coding sequence ATGAGCCTTCTTCCCACTTCCCTGCTCAACTTCGCCCTCATCGACGGCGGCTCCGGCGAGGGCTTCGGCCCGGCCTCCATCTGGCACTCCGCCTCCTGGCCCAACAAGGTCATCATCATCGTCCTGGTCGCCCTGCTGCTCCTCCAGATCTACCTGGTCATCGAGCGCGGCGTGATGTATGCCGCCAGCAGCTCCGCTTCCCAGAAGTTCCTCAAGCTCTTCATGGACACCCTGCGCCGTGGGGACTTCGAGGCCGCCAAGCGCGCTGCCACCACCCACCAGAAGAGCCACATCGCCCTGGTGCTGAAGCACGGCCTCGACATCTACCAGTACGAGAAGCAGCTCCAGGCCACCAATGAACACCACGATGTCATCAACCCCGTGGAGCGCGCCATCGAGCGCGGCACCGCCGAGGTCACCGAGCTCCTCAAGAAGGGCATGGGCACCCTGGCCACCATCGCCTCCGCCTCCCCCTTCATCGGCCTGCTGGGCACCGTGATCGGCATCATCAAGGTCTTCTCCGACCTGAAGACCAAGGGTGCCGGCGACATCAACGCCCTGGCCGGCTCCATCGGTGAGGCCCTGGCCACCACCGCCCTCGGCCTCGTGGTCGCCATCCCCGCGGTCTGGATCTACAACATCCTGACCAACAAGCAGGACCAGGTGATCACCTCCATCAACAACGCCGCCTCCCAGATGATCGACGAGTTCATCCGCCGCGAGAGCAAGGCCTGA
- a CDS encoding biopolymer transporter ExbD, producing MGMDVGGGKGGAKSDINVTPLVDIVLVLLIIFIVITPAVNDAVKLPLAKHSFKPDVDKSAKYLTLMLPAKRDPQDASKIIGPGPVMLDDQEANASKETRGWHMDNPEGRKALVGYIKRSTDFLMDKRVFVKADADLPFKYVNELFQICREGGADEASIVTSEDKSGKDKP from the coding sequence ATGGGTATGGATGTAGGCGGCGGAAAGGGCGGAGCCAAGTCGGATATCAATGTCACGCCCCTGGTGGACATTGTGCTGGTGCTCCTGATCATCTTCATCGTCATCACACCCGCCGTGAACGACGCAGTGAAGCTGCCGCTGGCCAAGCACAGCTTCAAGCCCGATGTCGACAAGAGTGCCAAATACCTCACCCTGATGCTCCCCGCCAAGCGGGATCCCCAGGATGCCAGCAAGATCATCGGCCCCGGCCCGGTCATGCTGGACGATCAGGAGGCCAACGCCTCCAAGGAGACCCGGGGCTGGCACATGGACAACCCCGAGGGACGCAAGGCCCTGGTGGGATACATCAAGCGCTCCACCGACTTCCTGATGGACAAGCGCGTCTTCGTTAAGGCTGACGCGGACCTTCCCTTCAAGTACGTCAACGAGCTCTTCCAGATCTGCCGTGAGGGGGGTGCTGACGAGGCCTCCATCGTGACCAGCGAGGACAAGAGCGGGAAGGACAAGCCATGA
- a CDS encoding biopolymer transporter ExbD, with protein MMIRRQKHKKKALHAPHAKSDINVTPLIDIVLVLLIVFIVMVPGLSKALPVVVPQIIKTDKPTPPDPKNPPLVLTIMPTGDGKTYEFTLQSDKIELGDIASKLCPVVQLQPAGMRKVFLKVDEDAPYQVVVRVLDQVRVASERAKKETAAKPEWAGFDGGDTKVAVSLKKKS; from the coding sequence ATGATGATCCGACGCCAGAAACACAAGAAGAAGGCGCTCCACGCCCCCCACGCCAAGTCGGACATCAACGTCACGCCCCTGATCGATATCGTTCTGGTGCTGCTGATCGTGTTCATCGTGATGGTCCCCGGCCTCAGCAAGGCCCTGCCGGTGGTGGTCCCCCAGATCATCAAGACCGACAAGCCCACCCCCCCCGATCCCAAGAACCCTCCCCTGGTCCTGACGATCATGCCCACCGGGGATGGTAAGACCTACGAGTTCACCCTCCAGAGCGACAAGATCGAGCTCGGCGACATCGCCAGCAAGCTCTGCCCGGTGGTCCAGCTGCAGCCTGCGGGCATGCGGAAGGTCTTCCTGAAGGTGGATGAGGACGCCCCCTATCAGGTGGTTGTCCGGGTGCTCGACCAGGTCCGCGTGGCCTCTGAGCGGGCCAAGAAGGAGACCGCCGCCAAGCCGGAGTGGGCCGGCTTCGACGGAGGCGACACCAAGGTCGCCGTCTCCCTGAAGAAGAAGAGCTGA